A window of the Actinobacillus genomosp. 1 genome harbors these coding sequences:
- the argS gene encoding arginine--tRNA ligase: protein MNIQQILSDKIKQAMIAAGAESNVEPLVRQSGKPEFGDYQANGAMGAAKKLGMNPREFAQKILDNADLNGIADKLEIAGPGFINIFLNQAWLANQASEALQAVNFGIKTANPQTIVIDYSSPNVAKEMHVGHLRSTIIGDAVVRTLEFLGNNVIRANHVGDWGTQFGMLIAYLEKMENEHASQMELSDLEAFYRAAKEHYDSDEVFAEKARNYVVKLQSGDEYCRTMWKKLVDITMHHNQENYDRLNVTLSEKDVMGESLYNPMLPEIVADLKAKGLAVEDDGALVVFLDEFKNKDGDPMGVIVQKKDGGFLYTTTDIAAAKYRYETLNADRVLVFSDSRQAQHMQQAWLITRKAGYVPESFSLEHPFFGMMLGKDGKPFKTRSGGTVKLKDLLDEAVERADKLISERSTDLTAEEKTAVVEAVAIGSVKYSDLSKNRTTDYVFDWDNMLTFEGNTAPYMQYAYTRIRSIFNRAGIDANGLNGEINLTEEKERALAIKLLQFEEALNGVAKDGMPHILCQYLYELAGAFSSFYEACPMLNAEENVKNSRLNLAGLTAKTLKQGLELLGIKTIEKM from the coding sequence GTGAATATTCAACAGATTTTATCAGACAAAATTAAACAAGCAATGATTGCGGCAGGGGCGGAAAGCAATGTTGAACCGCTTGTTCGTCAGTCAGGCAAACCGGAGTTTGGTGATTATCAAGCAAACGGTGCAATGGGCGCAGCAAAAAAATTAGGTATGAATCCACGTGAGTTTGCACAGAAAATTTTAGATAACGCAGATTTAAACGGTATTGCCGATAAATTGGAAATTGCCGGCCCGGGCTTTATCAATATTTTCTTAAACCAAGCGTGGTTGGCAAATCAAGCAAGTGAAGCATTACAAGCGGTCAATTTTGGCATTAAAACTGCAAATCCGCAAACTATCGTGATCGACTACTCTTCGCCGAACGTAGCGAAAGAAATGCACGTAGGTCACCTACGTTCAACCATTATCGGTGATGCGGTAGTGCGTACCTTGGAATTTTTAGGAAATAACGTGATTCGTGCTAACCACGTAGGCGACTGGGGGACGCAATTCGGTATGTTAATCGCCTACTTAGAAAAAATGGAAAACGAACACGCCAGCCAAATGGAATTAAGTGATTTGGAAGCCTTCTATCGCGCGGCAAAAGAGCATTATGACAGTGATGAAGTGTTTGCCGAAAAAGCACGTAACTATGTGGTGAAACTACAAAGCGGTGATGAATATTGCCGTACGATGTGGAAAAAATTAGTCGATATTACTATGCACCACAACCAAGAAAACTACGACCGTTTAAATGTTACCCTTTCAGAAAAAGATGTGATGGGTGAAAGCCTTTACAACCCGATGTTACCGGAAATTGTAGCGGATTTAAAAGCCAAAGGCTTAGCGGTAGAAGATGACGGGGCGTTAGTGGTGTTCTTAGACGAATTTAAGAATAAAGACGGCGACCCGATGGGCGTTATCGTACAGAAAAAAGACGGTGGTTTCTTATATACCACGACGGATATTGCCGCAGCGAAATACCGCTACGAAACCTTAAATGCGGATCGTGTGTTAGTGTTCTCGGATTCTCGCCAAGCACAACATATGCAGCAGGCGTGGTTAATTACTCGTAAAGCAGGCTATGTGCCGGAAAGTTTCAGCCTTGAACATCCGTTCTTCGGAATGATGTTAGGTAAAGACGGCAAGCCGTTTAAAACCCGTTCGGGCGGTACGGTTAAATTAAAAGATTTATTAGATGAAGCGGTGGAACGTGCGGATAAATTAATTTCAGAGCGTTCAACGGATTTAACCGCAGAAGAAAAAACGGCGGTCGTGGAAGCGGTGGCAATCGGTTCGGTCAAATATTCGGATCTCTCGAAAAACCGTACCACAGACTACGTCTTTGATTGGGATAATATGCTGACCTTTGAAGGCAACACCGCGCCGTATATGCAATACGCTTATACTCGTATCCGCTCAATTTTCAACCGTGCCGGCATTGATGCAAACGGTTTAAACGGTGAAATTAACTTAACTGAAGAGAAAGAACGAGCGTTAGCGATTAAACTTTTACAGTTTGAAGAAGCGTTAAACGGCGTGGCAAAAGACGGTATGCCACATATTCTTTGCCAATACTTATACGAATTAGCCGGTGCATTCTCAAGTTTCTACGAAGCTTGCCCAATGCTCAATGCAGAAGAAAATGTGAAAAATAGCCGTTTAAACTTAGCCGGTTTAACTGCAAAAACATTAAAACAAGGTTTAGAGCTCTTAGGTATTAAGACGATTGAAAAAATGTAA
- the cgtA gene encoding Obg family GTPase CgtA, with the protein MKFIDEALIRVEAGDGGNGCVSFRREKYIPKGGPDGGDGGDGGDVYLIADENLNTLIDYRFEKRYAAGRGENGRSAGCTGHRGNDITLRVPVGTRAIDNDTQEVIGDLTKHGMKMLVAKGGYHGLGNTRFKSSVNRAPRQKTNGTPGEKRDLLLELMLLADVGMLGLPNAGKSTFIRAVSAAKPKVADYPFTTLVPSLGVARVGADRSFVVADIPGLIEGAADGAGLGIRFLKHLERCRVLIHLVDIMPIDESDPAQNISVIESELYQYSEKLSEKPTWLVFNKIDMIGEEEAQARAQEIAEQIGWEGDYYLISAATGQNVQNLTRDIMDFIEANPREVAEENKEADEVKFKWDDYHQQAMQNPIEEDWDDFDDDWSEEDEEGVEFVYTRS; encoded by the coding sequence ATGAAATTTATTGATGAAGCCCTGATTCGTGTCGAAGCAGGCGATGGCGGTAACGGTTGTGTGAGTTTCCGCCGTGAAAAATATATCCCGAAAGGTGGGCCGGACGGCGGTGACGGCGGTGACGGCGGTGATGTTTATTTAATCGCTGATGAAAACTTAAATACGCTTATCGACTACCGTTTTGAAAAACGTTACGCCGCAGGTCGTGGCGAGAACGGTCGTAGTGCCGGCTGTACCGGACACCGTGGTAACGATATTACCTTACGTGTGCCGGTTGGTACGCGAGCGATCGACAATGACACTCAAGAAGTGATCGGCGATTTAACTAAACACGGTATGAAAATGTTGGTGGCAAAAGGTGGTTATCACGGCTTAGGTAATACCCGTTTTAAATCGTCGGTAAACCGTGCGCCTCGTCAAAAGACGAACGGTACACCGGGCGAAAAACGTGATTTATTACTTGAGTTAATGCTACTTGCCGATGTTGGTATGTTAGGTTTACCGAATGCCGGTAAATCAACCTTTATTCGTGCGGTATCAGCAGCAAAACCAAAAGTGGCGGATTATCCGTTTACTACGCTGGTGCCAAGTTTAGGCGTGGCTCGTGTCGGTGCGGATCGTAGCTTTGTGGTGGCGGATATTCCTGGCTTAATCGAAGGTGCGGCGGACGGTGCCGGTTTAGGTATTCGTTTCTTAAAACATCTTGAACGTTGCCGTGTGTTAATTCACTTAGTCGATATTATGCCGATTGACGAAAGCGATCCGGCACAAAATATTTCGGTGATTGAAAGCGAGCTTTACCAATATAGCGAAAAATTATCGGAAAAACCGACTTGGTTAGTCTTCAATAAGATTGATATGATTGGTGAAGAGGAAGCACAAGCTCGTGCGCAAGAAATCGCTGAACAAATCGGCTGGGAGGGCGATTATTACTTAATATCTGCCGCAACCGGTCAAAATGTACAAAATCTTACCCGTGACATTATGGACTTTATCGAAGCAAACCCACGTGAAGTGGCGGAAGAAAATAAAGAAGCGGATGAAGTGAAATTCAAATGGGATGATTACCATCAACAAGCAATGCAAAACCCTATCGAAGAAGATTGGGATGATTTTGATGATGATTGGTCGGAAGAAGATGAAGAAGGTGTGGAATTTGTTTACACCCGTAGTTAA
- a CDS encoding HI_0552 family protein, with protein sequence MLNAKSCELFEIPFFQFAQMKKYCPEDIPLIKANYKAEWQKWKALHLEVARQLGMPFAEPHIEKWCNGWQVRSHFFAYYKYEFNRNSAAILSVILNRRRLQVCLDWHCYRADRSQISLAQYNQWLEKLDRLQYQDFEVWHGAESEYADFKTLKETDSLSLENDEDFWCIGRNIEKADLDQIDMAEFIYQTIRQLLPLYEACHQ encoded by the coding sequence ATGCTGAATGCCAAAAGTTGTGAATTATTCGAAATCCCGTTTTTTCAATTTGCGCAAATGAAAAAATATTGTCCGGAAGATATTCCGTTGATAAAAGCAAATTACAAAGCGGAGTGGCAAAAATGGAAAGCGTTGCATTTAGAAGTGGCACGTCAGCTCGGTATGCCGTTTGCCGAACCGCATATTGAAAAATGGTGTAACGGTTGGCAGGTGAGGTCGCACTTTTTTGCGTATTACAAATATGAATTTAACCGCAATTCTGCGGCAATCTTATCGGTGATTTTAAATCGCCGCCGTTTACAGGTGTGTTTGGATTGGCATTGTTACCGAGCGGATCGTTCTCAGATTTCGTTAGCACAATATAACCAATGGTTAGAAAAATTAGACCGCTTGCAATACCAAGATTTTGAGGTGTGGCACGGTGCGGAAAGCGAGTATGCCGATTTTAAAACGCTTAAAGAAACAGATTCGTTATCGCTTGAAAATGATGAAGATTTTTGGTGTATCGGGCGTAATATTGAAAAAGCCGATCTCGATCAGATTGATATGGCGGAATTTATTTACCAAACCATTCGCCAATTATTACCGCTATATGAAGCGTGTCATCAATAG
- the rlmB gene encoding 23S rRNA (guanosine(2251)-2'-O)-methyltransferase RlmB, which yields MSEQIYGIHAVKAFLDNAPERLIEVLVLKGREDKRLNPLLNELQRLGISIQQVNRQTLDNKAQGEVHQGIIAKVVPQKELNEHDLDVILSQKQNPFLLILDGVTDPHNLGACLRTADAAGVDAVIVPKDKSAQLTSTARKVACGAAETVPLIRVTNLARTMRELQEQHNIWIVGTAGEATSGIYQAKLTGAIALVMGAEGDGMRRLTREHCDQLISIPMAGSVSSLNVSVATGVCLFEIVRQKLAAQ from the coding sequence ATGAGCGAACAAATTTATGGTATTCACGCCGTAAAAGCTTTCTTAGATAACGCGCCGGAACGCTTAATTGAAGTTTTAGTGCTAAAAGGACGTGAAGATAAACGTCTAAACCCATTATTGAATGAGCTACAACGCTTAGGTATTTCTATTCAGCAAGTCAATCGCCAAACATTGGATAACAAAGCGCAAGGCGAAGTTCACCAAGGGATTATTGCGAAAGTCGTGCCGCAAAAAGAACTAAACGAGCACGATCTTGATGTAATTTTGAGCCAAAAGCAAAATCCGTTTTTATTAATTTTAGACGGTGTAACGGATCCGCATAACCTTGGTGCTTGTTTACGTACTGCAGATGCGGCAGGTGTGGATGCGGTTATCGTACCGAAAGATAAATCGGCACAGCTCACCTCAACCGCTCGTAAAGTGGCTTGCGGTGCGGCTGAAACCGTGCCGTTAATTCGTGTTACCAACCTTGCTCGCACCATGCGAGAGCTACAAGAACAACATAATATCTGGATTGTCGGCACGGCAGGAGAAGCGACCTCCGGTATTTATCAGGCGAAATTAACCGGTGCTATCGCTTTAGTGATGGGAGCGGAAGGTGACGGTATGCGCCGTTTAACCCGTGAGCATTGCGACCAGTTAATCAGTATCCCAATGGCGGGGTCGGTTTCTTCATTGAACGTTTCGGTTGCGACCGGCGTATGTTTATTTGAAATTGTACGCCAAAAACTAGCCGCACAATAA
- the pssA gene encoding CDP-diacylglycerol--serine O-phosphatidyltransferase — translation MLILNKPNHARKHLESLRYLAQQAENVEFLNGSHAFKERILTLIKAAKERIYLTALYFEQDEAGQEVLNALYDAKQANPSLDIKVLVDWHRAQRGRIGEETTSSNADWYAKIKQQYNLPADQEIQFWGVPVNRKELFGVLHLKGFIFDDTLLYSGASINNVYLQQFERYRYDRYHVIKNKALTDAMIDFTNLHILQHDAVNRLDNSSRPKTHQIRPLIKAFRKYLSSQSYTFNGQPQSDQLSLSPLVGLGRKNALNKTIEALFYQVEDKLTICTPYFNFPLSLYKRLNWLLDHGKKAEIIVGDKTANDFYTPPEEKFTMASALPYLYEKNLRAFTKRFDRYIQNGQLTVRLWKHGDNSYHLKGVWIDSRYILLTGNNLNPRAWALDAENAVLIHDPKAELSAKAQAELAQIRTHTTVLKHYSDLEQINDYPEAVRKLLKRFGRVKLDKVVKMLL, via the coding sequence ATGCTTATTTTAAACAAACCGAATCATGCCCGAAAACATCTCGAAAGCTTACGTTATTTAGCGCAACAAGCCGAAAATGTAGAGTTTTTAAACGGGAGCCACGCATTTAAGGAACGAATCTTAACTCTGATTAAAGCGGCTAAAGAGCGTATTTATTTGACTGCGTTATACTTCGAACAAGACGAAGCGGGGCAAGAAGTTTTGAATGCGCTTTATGATGCAAAACAAGCCAATCCGTCTTTAGACATTAAAGTTTTAGTCGATTGGCATAGAGCGCAACGAGGTCGTATCGGTGAAGAAACGACAAGTTCAAATGCCGATTGGTATGCGAAAATCAAGCAACAATATAATTTACCGGCTGATCAAGAAATTCAGTTCTGGGGTGTGCCGGTTAATCGCAAAGAGTTATTCGGCGTATTGCATTTAAAAGGTTTTATCTTCGATGATACATTACTCTATAGCGGTGCAAGTATTAATAACGTCTATCTGCAGCAATTTGAGCGTTATCGCTACGACCGTTATCATGTGATTAAAAATAAAGCCTTAACCGATGCTATGATTGATTTTACCAATTTGCATATTTTGCAACATGATGCGGTAAATCGGTTAGATAATTCGAGTCGTCCGAAAACACATCAAATTCGACCGCTTATCAAAGCATTCCGTAAGTATTTATCATCACAAAGTTACACTTTTAATGGGCAACCGCAAAGTGATCAGCTTAGCTTATCGCCGCTAGTCGGATTAGGGCGTAAAAATGCTTTAAATAAAACGATTGAAGCCTTGTTTTATCAGGTGGAAGATAAATTAACGATCTGTACACCGTATTTTAATTTCCCGCTTTCGCTTTATAAGCGTTTAAATTGGTTATTGGATCACGGCAAAAAAGCGGAAATTATTGTCGGTGACAAAACCGCTAACGATTTCTATACGCCGCCGGAAGAAAAATTTACGATGGCATCGGCATTGCCTTATTTGTATGAGAAAAATTTGCGCGCTTTTACCAAACGTTTTGATCGTTATATCCAAAACGGACAATTAACCGTACGCCTATGGAAACACGGTGATAATAGTTACCATCTGAAAGGGGTATGGATTGATAGCCGCTACATTCTACTAACCGGCAACAATCTAAATCCTCGAGCATGGGCTTTAGATGCGGAAAATGCGGTCTTAATTCATGACCCGAAAGCTGAATTAAGCGCAAAAGCACAAGCCGAATTAGCACAAATTCGGACTCATACGACGGTTTTAAAACACTATAGTGACTTAGAGCAAATTAACGATTATCCAGAAGCCGTTCGAAAACTGTTAAAACGTTTTGGTCGTGTGAAACTGGATAAAGTCGTCAAAATGTTGTTATAA